In one window of Lacticaseibacillus casei DSM 20011 = JCM 1134 = ATCC 393 DNA:
- a CDS encoding AEC family transporter: protein MTAFISSVFGVLEILILIILGYFLTVRGWFNNHSSKVIAKVVTQVALPAYMIVTIASKFTADMLLRLLPNLLFPVLSMMMLFALSFLVCYLLKVPKSRKGTFKSMFFNSNTVFIGLPVNLALFGPRSLPYVLVYYMANTTIFWTIGVYLIQGDGPKPARFNLKKALGKVFSPPLLGFMLGIVLVLLNIKLPAFLMSDLTYIGDLTVPGSMFFIGIALHEAGWSQLRLSKEALGIFSGRFLFAPLLMTALVAFAPVPTLMKQIFILQSCMPVMTNAPVVAKLYDADADYAAIMVTETTLLSMIVIPIVMTCIQFIH from the coding sequence TTGACCGCATTTATCTCAAGCGTCTTTGGCGTTTTGGAAATTCTCATTTTGATCATTCTCGGCTATTTTTTGACCGTACGTGGCTGGTTTAATAACCATTCGAGCAAGGTAATTGCCAAAGTTGTCACCCAGGTCGCCCTGCCAGCGTATATGATCGTGACCATCGCATCGAAATTCACGGCTGACATGCTGCTGCGGTTACTCCCAAACTTGTTGTTTCCGGTCTTGTCCATGATGATGCTTTTCGCGTTGTCCTTTTTGGTGTGTTACCTGTTAAAGGTTCCAAAGTCGCGAAAAGGCACCTTTAAGTCCATGTTTTTCAACTCCAACACGGTCTTTATCGGCCTGCCAGTTAACTTGGCCTTGTTCGGTCCTCGCAGTTTACCTTATGTCTTGGTCTATTACATGGCCAACACGACGATTTTTTGGACCATCGGCGTCTACCTTATTCAAGGCGATGGCCCCAAACCAGCCCGCTTTAACCTTAAAAAGGCTTTGGGGAAGGTTTTCTCCCCGCCTTTACTGGGTTTCATGCTGGGAATTGTGTTGGTTTTACTGAATATCAAGTTGCCGGCTTTTTTGATGTCTGATCTGACTTATATCGGCGATTTGACGGTTCCAGGCTCCATGTTCTTTATCGGCATTGCCTTACACGAAGCTGGGTGGAGCCAACTGCGCCTCAGCAAGGAAGCACTCGGCATCTTCAGCGGCCGCTTTCTTTTCGCCCCACTGTTGATGACAGCACTGGTCGCCTTTGCCCCGGTTCCGACGCTGATGAAGCAAATCTTCATCCTGCAATCCTGCATGCCGGTCATGACCAATGCGCCGGTTGTTGCCAAACTTTATGACGCCGACGCTGACTATGCTGCGATCATGGTCACGGAAACCACGCTTCTCTCCATGATCGTCATTCCCATCGTCATGACCTGCATTCAATTCATTCACTAG
- a CDS encoding malolactic enzyme, whose product MKYTPEQILNNPFLNKGTAFTQEERDQYGLNGLLPPAVQTLDQQVKQAYAQLQTKPTDLAKRQFLMTLFNENHVLFYKLFSEHINEFMPIVYDPTIADTIENYSALFVNPQNATYLSIDDPDRIESALKHSADGRDIRLLVVSDAEGILGIGDWGTQGVDISVGKLMVYTAAAGIDPSQVLPVVLDVGTNNEALLNDELYLGNRHKRVYGQKYHQFVDKFVATAEKLFPNLYLHFEDFGRSNAADILNQYKDKITTFNDDIQGTGIIVLAGLLGTMNISKQKLTDQVYLSFGAGTAGAGITARVYEAFIEEGLSPEEAKKHFYLVDKQGLLFDDMTDLTPEQKPFARSRSEFANADELTNLEAVVKAVHPTVMVGTSTVPGTFTESIVKEMAAHTERPIIFPLSNPTKLAEAKAEDLIKWTDGRGLIATGVPAANVSYKGVSYAIGQANNALVYPGLGLGTIASTAKLLTDSMISAAAHSLGGIVDPDQLGAAVLPPVSKLDQFSQTVAIAVAEDAIKNGLNQEPISDAKQAVADMTWKPEYRPLPNSLELDLEE is encoded by the coding sequence TTGAAATATACACCAGAACAAATCTTAAATAATCCCTTTTTAAATAAAGGGACAGCCTTTACCCAGGAAGAGCGGGACCAATATGGCTTAAATGGCCTGTTGCCGCCAGCCGTTCAGACATTGGATCAGCAAGTCAAACAGGCGTATGCACAATTGCAGACAAAGCCGACCGATTTGGCCAAGCGGCAGTTCCTGATGACTTTGTTTAACGAAAACCATGTGCTGTTTTATAAGCTTTTTTCCGAGCACATTAACGAATTCATGCCGATTGTGTATGATCCGACGATTGCTGATACGATTGAAAATTACAGTGCGCTGTTTGTAAATCCCCAAAACGCCACTTATCTTTCGATCGATGATCCGGATCGCATTGAAAGCGCGTTGAAGCATAGTGCTGATGGCCGTGATATTCGGCTGTTGGTGGTGAGTGACGCGGAAGGCATTCTCGGCATTGGTGACTGGGGTACCCAAGGTGTTGACATTTCTGTGGGTAAGCTGATGGTTTATACCGCTGCAGCCGGCATTGATCCGAGTCAGGTCCTGCCCGTTGTCTTGGACGTGGGTACCAATAATGAAGCGCTACTGAATGACGAGCTTTATCTGGGTAATCGTCATAAGCGCGTTTATGGCCAGAAATATCATCAGTTTGTGGATAAGTTTGTAGCAACTGCCGAGAAGTTATTCCCGAATTTGTATCTGCACTTCGAAGACTTCGGTCGCAGCAATGCCGCTGATATTTTGAATCAATATAAAGATAAAATCACGACCTTCAATGACGATATTCAGGGCACGGGCATCATTGTGTTAGCCGGACTTTTGGGTACCATGAATATTTCCAAGCAAAAACTAACCGATCAAGTTTATTTGAGCTTTGGGGCCGGAACAGCAGGCGCTGGCATTACGGCACGCGTGTATGAAGCGTTTATTGAAGAAGGATTGAGTCCTGAAGAGGCTAAGAAGCATTTTTACCTCGTCGATAAGCAAGGCTTGCTGTTTGACGATATGACCGATTTAACCCCGGAGCAAAAGCCGTTTGCCCGTTCGCGCAGTGAATTTGCCAATGCGGATGAGCTCACGAATCTCGAAGCGGTTGTCAAAGCAGTGCATCCAACAGTGATGGTCGGTACTTCGACGGTTCCCGGCACTTTCACCGAAAGCATTGTGAAGGAAATGGCTGCACATACGGAACGGCCAATTATTTTCCCATTATCAAACCCAACCAAGCTGGCTGAGGCTAAAGCGGAAGATTTGATTAAGTGGACCGATGGACGGGGCTTGATTGCCACTGGCGTTCCAGCCGCAAATGTTTCGTATAAGGGTGTTAGCTATGCGATCGGCCAAGCTAATAACGCGTTGGTTTATCCGGGATTAGGTTTAGGTACGATTGCGTCCACGGCCAAGCTGCTCACCGATTCAATGATTTCTGCTGCAGCGCACAGCTTAGGCGGCATTGTGGATCCTGATCAGCTAGGCGCAGCGGTTTTGCCGCCGGTGTCGAAACTGGATCAATTTAGTCAGACGGTCGCGATTGCGGTTGCGGAAGACGCCATTAAAAATGGACTGAATCAAGAACCGATCAGCGATGCCAAACAGGCCGTTGCTGACATGACTTGGAAACCGGAATATCGGCCACTGCCGAATTCACTCGAACTAGACTTGGAGGAATAA
- a CDS encoding thiol peroxidase: MEITRHGTVITTNGNPTALGEKLPAFTVTDAKGQPVKTSDLSHRLTLISVVPDINTRVCSISTKHFNQDMDEFDNVDFYTISTNTPQEQQSWCAAENVTKMQLLSDQNANFGKAMGLFVADNHTDARSVWIVDGTGTVKYRELITEQTHEPDYTSALAYLEAHQA, encoded by the coding sequence ATGGAAATTACCCGACACGGCACAGTCATCACGACCAATGGCAATCCAACGGCACTAGGCGAAAAACTACCGGCATTTACGGTAACCGATGCCAAGGGACAGCCGGTTAAGACTAGTGATCTCAGTCACCGCCTGACATTAATCAGTGTTGTTCCCGACATCAATACACGGGTCTGCAGCATCTCAACCAAACATTTTAACCAGGATATGGATGAGTTTGACAATGTTGACTTTTATACGATTTCAACCAATACCCCACAAGAACAACAATCCTGGTGCGCGGCGGAAAATGTGACAAAAATGCAGCTACTTTCCGACCAGAACGCTAATTTTGGCAAGGCGATGGGGCTATTCGTTGCCGACAACCACACCGATGCCCGCAGTGTTTGGATCGTTGACGGTACAGGAACGGTTAAATATCGCGAACTCATCACCGAACAAACACATGAGCCTGATTACACCAGCGCCTTAGCTTATTTAGAAGCGCATCAAGCTTAA
- the lexA gene encoding transcriptional repressor LexA — protein MPTQASQKRWKQILQTIYDAIEDHGYPPTVREIGKSVGLSSSSTVAAYLEKLLAAGLIAKDPSKPRTIEVTAAGRDFIGVQAEGIPIVGTVAAGVPITAIENIDDYFPVPDDLPYSADELFMLRVQGSSMIKIGILDGDQIIVKKQNDAENGQIVVAMTEEDEATVKRFYKEKNGIRLHPENDDMEDMFFPDVTILGIVVSLYRPALV, from the coding sequence ATGCCAACACAAGCGAGTCAAAAACGTTGGAAACAGATTTTACAAACCATCTATGACGCGATCGAGGATCATGGGTATCCACCCACAGTTCGCGAGATCGGCAAGTCAGTTGGCCTTAGTTCTTCCAGTACCGTTGCAGCATACTTAGAAAAACTGCTGGCGGCCGGATTGATCGCTAAAGACCCGTCTAAGCCGCGAACAATCGAAGTGACTGCAGCAGGGCGCGATTTTATCGGCGTGCAGGCGGAAGGTATTCCGATTGTCGGTACCGTTGCGGCCGGGGTACCGATTACTGCCATTGAGAATATCGATGACTATTTTCCGGTGCCGGATGACCTACCATACTCGGCTGATGAGCTGTTCATGCTTCGGGTTCAAGGCAGTTCCATGATCAAGATCGGCATCCTTGATGGCGATCAGATTATTGTGAAGAAGCAAAACGACGCCGAAAATGGGCAGATTGTCGTGGCAATGACTGAAGAAGATGAAGCCACCGTCAAGCGCTTTTACAAAGAAAAGAACGGTATTCGCCTTCATCCGGAAAATGATGATATGGAAGACATGTTTTTCCCGGATGTGACGATTCTCGGCATTGTTGTGAGTTTGTATCGTCCTGCGCTTGTATAA
- a CDS encoding DUF488 domain-containing protein codes for MILKVTLERIYQKPQASGFRVLVDRVWPRGISKVNAALDLWAKTIAPTAELRKWFGHDPEKYPEFKKRYLVELAANPDLPDFIKTLKAHEQDPIIMLYGAKDETHNQAVVLSEFLKDK; via the coding sequence ATGATTTTGAAAGTAACACTCGAACGCATCTATCAAAAACCGCAAGCAAGTGGCTTCCGAGTACTCGTTGATCGAGTTTGGCCGCGGGGCATCAGTAAAGTCAATGCTGCCTTAGATTTGTGGGCCAAAACCATTGCACCGACAGCAGAACTGCGGAAGTGGTTTGGCCACGATCCGGAAAAATACCCTGAATTCAAAAAGCGTTACTTAGTGGAACTTGCTGCTAATCCTGATTTGCCGGATTTCATCAAGACGCTAAAAGCGCATGAACAGGATCCGATTATCATGTTATACGGTGCCAAAGACGAGACCCATAACCAAGCCGTTGTTTTAAGCGAATTTCTTAAAGATAAGTGA
- a CDS encoding 5-formyltetrahydrofolate cyclo-ligase: MATKAEFRTRQLKRLQEAADETQAASETLMATLIKTIVWQQAKSIGITVSDPFEVATAPIIAAAHAAAKAVFLPRVMPKRQMVFLPDPGHEHLVKSAFGIPEPAYQADLVEPAPDLLIVPGIGFSLADRYRIGFGGGYFDRFLAEYSGHTLTLVPPVMAFPQPDWPVDPFDVPIETLILANGDMIR, encoded by the coding sequence ATGGCCACAAAAGCCGAATTCCGCACCCGCCAGCTTAAACGCCTTCAGGAAGCTGCCGATGAAACTCAGGCAGCTAGCGAAACACTAATGGCGACTTTAATCAAGACAATCGTCTGGCAACAGGCTAAAAGCATCGGCATCACGGTCAGCGACCCTTTTGAAGTCGCCACAGCTCCAATTATTGCTGCAGCACATGCAGCTGCTAAAGCCGTTTTCTTACCGCGCGTCATGCCAAAACGCCAGATGGTCTTTCTGCCAGATCCCGGCCATGAGCACCTCGTCAAAAGTGCTTTTGGTATTCCCGAACCTGCCTACCAAGCCGACTTGGTTGAGCCGGCTCCGGATCTTTTAATTGTGCCCGGAATCGGCTTCTCATTGGCAGACAGATATCGTATCGGTTTTGGCGGCGGCTACTTTGATCGCTTTTTAGCCGAATATTCCGGCCACACCTTAACACTGGTTCCGCCAGTCATGGCCTTTCCGCAGCCTGATTGGCCAGTTGATCCGTTTGATGTCCCGATTGAAACCTTAATACTGGCTAACGGGGACATGATTAGGTAA
- the ndk gene encoding nucleoside-diphosphate kinase, whose amino-acid sequence MAEEQTLVLVKPDGVANGHIGEVITRIERRGFTIEALKVTQTTTAQLHQHYAALVDKPFFPKVERFMTSGPLVAMIVSGFNVIEAVRKMTGATNPADAAPGTIRGDFGREWADQTIRNVIHSSDSEESARREIPIWFANKQYAPKS is encoded by the coding sequence ATGGCAGAGGAACAAACTTTAGTTTTGGTCAAACCCGATGGCGTCGCGAACGGGCACATTGGTGAGGTCATTACCCGTATTGAGCGGCGTGGCTTCACCATTGAAGCCTTAAAAGTCACTCAAACAACAACTGCTCAACTGCACCAGCATTACGCCGCACTTGTCGACAAACCTTTTTTCCCAAAAGTTGAACGTTTTATGACCAGCGGCCCGCTTGTGGCGATGATTGTCAGCGGCTTTAATGTGATTGAAGCCGTGCGGAAAATGACTGGTGCGACCAATCCGGCAGACGCTGCGCCAGGCACGATTCGCGGCGATTTTGGCCGGGAATGGGCCGACCAAACCATCCGCAACGTGATTCACAGCTCTGATAGTGAGGAAAGCGCACGGCGGGAAATTCCGATTTGGTTTGCGAACAAGCAATACGCGCCTAAGTCATAA
- the pepF gene encoding oligoendopeptidase F, translating to MSETELPKRQAVDPKLTWDLTPIFHDDFAYDEAVKQVRALTKDFVRMYQGKLTEPAVIVDALADYGTIVALDSKIAHWGFMPYSTDTTDPKLRERQAQVTALGGEIGGQLSFFQAELTQLSETVLDAVVEKAPDYAGFIRQIKVAKKGALPPAAEKVLAELSPVFQAPSNIRDQTIFGDMDFGTFTAHGKTYPLSFVMYEENYQKHPDTEIRRAAYAQFNKTLRRYENTMAAGYLAQVTREKITATMRGYDSVIDYLLADQEINREMFNRQIDVIMHDLAPVMRKYVTHVKTLWGLDHIGYTDLQIDIDPSYAPTITLAQAQEMIKNATALMGKDYQDQMMQAFSDHWIDFPANQGKDSGAYTAGPYGVHPYVEMTWSNTLPAVYTLIHELGHTAQMVRSQQAHNVLDADFNDYLVESPSTFNELLLTHYLEETAKDPRMKRFALSRLLNNTYFHNFVTHLLEAAFQREVYTLIDKGESFDAARLDAITRKVLTDFWGPAVELEEGAELTWMRQSHYYMGLYSYSYSAGLTVATQAFQAIEQQGQPAVDRWLRYLSLGDSLDPAAAARVAGVDVTTDAALKHAISFLGDTVDEVVALSKEIDQD from the coding sequence ATGAGCGAAACCGAGTTACCTAAACGCCAGGCGGTTGATCCGAAGCTGACTTGGGATCTAACCCCGATTTTTCATGACGACTTTGCTTACGATGAAGCGGTCAAACAGGTCCGCGCCTTAACCAAGGATTTTGTCCGCATGTATCAGGGAAAATTGACGGAACCGGCCGTGATTGTCGATGCGTTGGCCGACTACGGCACGATTGTGGCCCTCGATAGCAAAATTGCCCACTGGGGATTCATGCCGTATTCGACTGATACCACCGACCCCAAATTGCGCGAACGCCAGGCACAAGTTACCGCACTGGGCGGCGAAATTGGCGGTCAATTGAGCTTCTTTCAAGCCGAACTCACCCAATTATCCGAAACCGTGCTTGACGCCGTGGTCGAAAAAGCACCCGATTATGCCGGCTTCATTCGCCAAATCAAAGTGGCCAAGAAAGGCGCCTTGCCGCCTGCTGCCGAAAAGGTGTTAGCGGAATTGTCCCCGGTTTTTCAGGCACCCAGCAACATTCGCGACCAAACGATTTTCGGCGACATGGACTTCGGCACGTTTACGGCTCACGGTAAAACCTATCCGCTTTCATTCGTGATGTACGAAGAGAATTACCAAAAGCATCCCGACACCGAAATCCGCCGCGCCGCCTATGCTCAGTTCAACAAGACGTTGCGCCGCTATGAAAACACCATGGCTGCCGGCTACTTAGCACAAGTCACCCGCGAAAAAATTACGGCAACCATGCGCGGTTACGATTCCGTCATCGATTACCTGCTCGCTGACCAGGAAATCAATCGGGAAATGTTTAACCGCCAAATCGATGTGATTATGCACGACCTAGCACCTGTCATGCGCAAATATGTGACCCACGTCAAAACGCTTTGGGGACTGGATCACATCGGTTATACCGACTTACAAATCGACATTGACCCGAGCTATGCACCGACCATCACCTTGGCACAGGCTCAGGAAATGATCAAAAACGCGACGGCGTTGATGGGCAAAGATTATCAAGATCAGATGATGCAGGCATTTTCGGATCACTGGATTGATTTTCCCGCCAATCAGGGTAAAGACTCAGGCGCGTACACGGCCGGGCCTTACGGTGTCCATCCATATGTTGAAATGACCTGGAGTAACACGCTGCCAGCAGTGTACACACTGATTCACGAGCTGGGACACACGGCGCAAATGGTCCGCTCGCAGCAAGCGCACAATGTTCTTGATGCGGATTTCAATGATTACTTAGTCGAGAGTCCTTCGACTTTCAATGAATTATTATTGACCCACTATTTGGAAGAAACTGCCAAAGACCCGCGGATGAAGCGATTTGCTTTGTCACGCTTGTTGAATAACACCTATTTCCACAACTTTGTCACCCACTTGCTTGAAGCGGCTTTTCAACGTGAGGTTTATACGCTGATCGATAAGGGTGAGAGTTTTGATGCTGCGCGCCTTGATGCGATTACACGTAAAGTATTGACCGATTTTTGGGGCCCGGCTGTTGAGCTTGAAGAAGGCGCTGAGCTAACTTGGATGCGGCAAAGCCACTACTACATGGGGCTGTACTCATATTCCTACTCTGCCGGTTTGACCGTGGCCACTCAGGCTTTTCAAGCTATTGAGCAGCAAGGTCAGCCTGCTGTTGACCGCTGGCTCCGATATCTAAGTCTGGGTGATTCACTCGATCCAGCTGCCGCAGCTCGTGTTGCCGGCGTCGATGTCACCACGGATGCTGCCCTGAAACACGCTATCAGTTTCTTAGGTGATACGGTGGATGAAGTCGTGGCTTTGAGTAAGGAAATTGATCAGGATTAG
- a CDS encoding cation-translocating P-type ATPase translates to MAAQNISPDQGLSAQQVQQRFDNGQHNLPLKPLTRSIGQIIQVNTFTLFNLVNVVLGALIITTGSYKNLLFLGVAIINTAIGTIQEIQAKRQIDKMSILAAAHATVIRDGQQQKIDLEQLVMDDMVLLKRGDQIPVDGTVVATNGLESDESPLTGESRPITKKVGDPLLSGSFVVSGQATMQVTAVGKDTFAAKLSLEAKAEKASQSQLLATINRIIRVLTYVLIPIGIILFSVSMIRRGNYNRAILTTSAAMIGMIPEGLVLLTNVALAVSARNLAVKRVLVRALPAIEALARVDTICLDKTGTITSGKLKVANTLPATGHTAEDVTSAAAAIVYALNDDNETALAIKAAIDADANQQVTQTMPFSSARKWSGAVVDGRALFMGAPQFTFGEQLPTDIATQIKQAAANGYRVLAVGTVKTLAQPLVNPELLGLILITDELRPTAINTFDFFKSQGVALKVISGDDPITVANIAKQAHTEGADRSVDMSTIAADATEADFQALVKQYNVFGRVTPDQKKQLIMAYQALGHTVAMTGDGVNDVLALRQSDCSIAMASGADAASSIADFVLLDSNFDAMTGVLNEGRRVINNIERVASMYLVKTMYSVILATIFVFLPLDYPIVPINLTPVSAIGVAIPSFFLTLEPNFERVTGQFMQKVMTVAAPAAISVVVYTLLLTWMESFLNLSFDATSTMVAMLIGTISLNVLLVVARPFNRLKVGLLAGLSAALFLVFFIFNHVFSHASLWQWQLALIYVPLMVSTVPFYLLIQEFLGRRVLSKINWR, encoded by the coding sequence ATGGCAGCGCAAAACATTTCACCTGATCAAGGTTTATCGGCACAACAGGTTCAGCAGCGGTTTGACAACGGTCAGCACAACCTTCCGCTTAAGCCGCTGACCCGTTCCATTGGCCAGATTATCCAAGTCAACACGTTTACTTTATTTAATTTGGTCAATGTTGTTCTGGGTGCGCTCATCATCACCACCGGCAGCTACAAAAACCTGTTGTTCCTTGGCGTGGCCATCATTAACACTGCCATTGGTACCATTCAGGAAATTCAGGCTAAGCGGCAAATCGATAAAATGTCCATCCTCGCCGCTGCTCATGCCACCGTCATTCGTGACGGCCAGCAACAAAAAATCGATCTCGAGCAGCTGGTCATGGATGATATGGTGCTTCTCAAACGCGGCGATCAGATTCCGGTTGACGGTACCGTTGTTGCCACCAACGGGCTTGAAAGCGATGAAAGTCCGTTAACCGGTGAATCGCGGCCAATCACTAAAAAAGTGGGCGATCCGTTGCTTTCCGGCTCTTTTGTGGTTTCCGGGCAAGCTACCATGCAAGTGACTGCTGTCGGCAAAGATACCTTTGCCGCTAAACTTTCCTTGGAAGCCAAAGCCGAAAAAGCCAGTCAAAGTCAATTGCTGGCAACGATTAACCGCATCATTCGGGTTTTAACCTATGTGCTCATTCCGATCGGTATCATTCTTTTTTCCGTTTCCATGATTCGTCGCGGCAATTATAATCGGGCTATTTTAACCACCAGTGCGGCCATGATCGGGATGATTCCGGAAGGTTTGGTGTTGCTGACCAATGTGGCGCTGGCTGTTTCTGCCCGCAACCTGGCTGTCAAACGCGTGCTGGTTCGGGCCTTACCCGCCATCGAAGCCTTGGCGCGTGTCGATACGATTTGCCTCGATAAAACCGGTACCATCACCAGTGGAAAACTTAAAGTCGCTAACACATTGCCAGCAACTGGCCACACCGCTGAAGATGTCACTAGTGCTGCGGCAGCCATCGTGTATGCGCTCAATGATGATAACGAAACCGCCTTAGCCATCAAAGCCGCAATCGACGCTGACGCCAACCAGCAGGTCACGCAAACTATGCCGTTTTCATCTGCGCGCAAATGGTCCGGTGCCGTGGTTGACGGACGTGCTTTATTTATGGGCGCCCCGCAGTTTACTTTTGGCGAACAGCTGCCTACCGATATCGCGACCCAAATCAAACAAGCCGCTGCAAACGGCTACCGTGTTCTAGCGGTGGGGACCGTCAAAACACTTGCTCAGCCGCTTGTGAACCCAGAGTTGCTCGGGCTCATTTTGATCACCGACGAATTACGCCCGACTGCCATTAACACCTTTGATTTCTTCAAGAGTCAAGGCGTGGCATTAAAAGTGATCTCCGGTGATGACCCGATCACGGTCGCCAATATTGCCAAACAGGCACACACTGAAGGCGCCGATCGCAGTGTCGACATGAGTACAATCGCTGCGGATGCCACTGAAGCCGACTTTCAGGCTTTGGTCAAGCAATACAACGTTTTTGGCCGCGTCACCCCGGATCAAAAGAAGCAACTCATTATGGCTTACCAAGCATTAGGCCATACCGTTGCGATGACCGGTGATGGGGTCAATGACGTCCTTGCTTTGCGCCAAAGTGACTGCAGCATTGCCATGGCTTCCGGTGCCGATGCCGCCAGCTCGATTGCGGATTTCGTTTTACTTGATTCTAACTTCGATGCCATGACTGGTGTGCTCAACGAAGGCCGCCGCGTTATCAACAACATCGAACGGGTGGCATCGATGTATCTGGTCAAAACCATGTACTCAGTCATCTTAGCCACCATTTTCGTTTTCCTGCCACTCGACTACCCGATCGTGCCGATTAACCTTACGCCGGTCTCGGCCATCGGCGTTGCCATCCCATCCTTCTTCCTGACGCTAGAGCCTAACTTTGAGCGCGTCACTGGGCAATTCATGCAAAAAGTCATGACGGTTGCCGCGCCAGCCGCTATCAGCGTGGTCGTATATACCTTATTGCTAACTTGGATGGAGTCGTTCCTGAACCTCAGCTTCGATGCCACCTCAACAATGGTCGCGATGTTGATCGGCACAATTTCCCTTAATGTGTTACTGGTCGTTGCCCGTCCCTTCAATCGGCTCAAGGTCGGCTTGCTGGCTGGTCTAAGCGCAGCGTTATTCCTGGTATTCTTTATTTTCAACCATGTCTTTTCGCACGCCAGCCTGTGGCAGTGGCAGCTAGCATTGATTTATGTACCTCTCATGGTCTCGACTGTACCGTTTTATCTGCTCATCCAGGAATTCCTTGGTCGGCGAGTGTTATCAAAAATCAATTGGCGCTAG
- a CDS encoding flavin reductase family protein — MINLSANKLSPREQYKLLSGSIIPRPIAWITTQSTAGVINLAPFSFTTGISNQLPLLSVSILRDGQQPKDTAANLLARHEAVVHMVSIDLTKAMNQTAARLTPDQSELNLIDLPLVASTEIQVPGLQAARIRFETQLYQYVPIRDRAGVIITDLFILEIRQFHFADTVLDLPSLHVNPAALAPVARLAGPTYAELGQTFTLRRPK; from the coding sequence ATGATCAACTTATCTGCCAATAAGCTATCACCTCGCGAGCAATACAAACTGCTGTCTGGCAGCATCATTCCCCGCCCCATCGCGTGGATCACGACACAAAGCACGGCCGGCGTTATCAATCTTGCACCATTTTCATTCACAACCGGCATTTCTAATCAGCTGCCATTACTATCTGTGTCGATCTTGCGGGACGGCCAGCAGCCAAAAGACACGGCGGCGAATCTTTTGGCCCGTCATGAGGCAGTTGTCCACATGGTCAGCATTGATCTCACCAAAGCGATGAATCAAACTGCGGCCCGATTAACCCCTGATCAAAGTGAATTGAACTTAATTGATCTGCCATTAGTGGCCAGTACCGAGATTCAGGTACCCGGGCTGCAAGCCGCGCGTATTCGCTTTGAAACGCAACTTTACCAATATGTACCGATTCGTGATCGTGCCGGGGTGATCATCACCGATCTATTTATTCTGGAAATTCGACAGTTCCACTTTGCCGATACGGTGCTTGATTTGCCAAGCTTACACGTTAATCCTGCCGCTTTAGCACCGGTAGCCCGTCTCGCCGGTCCTACTTATGCCGAACTTGGTCAAACTTTTACGTTACGGCGGCCAAAATAA
- a CDS encoding flavodoxin: protein MQQTLVVYTSETGFTQRFALSIAQTLHCEVIDVQFLTASDLKNRTLIIYDGHLVGNKVLGLKSFFRQFKDMLPDMVIVFGSGVVRRDNVNCQQIKQYQFMHDCPVTSFYYVQGYPKLSQMNFLRRLRAIRALKHWGTESYPAVQEAIQPLVADVTSLLNGPFTHGAVQI, encoded by the coding sequence ATGCAGCAAACATTAGTCGTTTACACATCCGAAACCGGTTTTACCCAGCGGTTTGCGTTGAGTATTGCGCAAACCTTACATTGCGAAGTGATTGATGTTCAGTTTTTGACAGCCTCGGACTTAAAAAACCGCACCTTGATTATTTACGACGGTCACCTTGTGGGAAATAAGGTGCTCGGCTTGAAATCCTTTTTCCGTCAATTCAAGGATATGCTGCCTGATATGGTTATTGTGTTTGGCAGCGGCGTGGTTCGGCGTGACAATGTGAATTGCCAGCAAATTAAGCAATATCAGTTTATGCATGATTGTCCCGTAACCAGTTTTTATTATGTGCAAGGCTATCCCAAGCTCAGCCAAATGAATTTTCTCCGGCGGCTGCGAGCAATCCGAGCGTTAAAGCACTGGGGAACCGAGTCATATCCTGCCGTTCAAGAGGCGATTCAGCCACTAGTTGCCGATGTGACCAGCCTACTGAACGGTCCGTTTACGCATGGTGCCGTTCAGATTTGA